One Argonema galeatum A003/A1 genomic window carries:
- a CDS encoding FAD-dependent hydroxylase, which translates to MALQQLTQTVPTPQLDYDCDIAIVGGGIVGLTLACALKDSGLRIALMEAKPQSVAAAKGQAYNVSLLSERIFQGIGVWDKILPQVIPYRHIRLSDADHSGIVQFYPTDLGMTGKMPVPQNALGYVAEHQVLLDSLQELLQDCPNVSWLCPAEVVKVEYQADGVELEIIQSKIQNPKSKIRTRLLVGADGAKSGIRESAGIPTRGWQYWQSCVVATIKPEKSHNNTAFERFWPSGPMGVLPLPDNRCRVVWTAPHEEAQALSELDEKEFIEKLEHRTGGLLGRLELEGSRFVFNVQLMQSDRYTLPRLALIGDAAHCCHPVGGQGINMGIRDAAALAEVLQSAHQLGEDIGNIQVLKRYERWRKQENLAILGFTDFLDRMFSNNWLPVVVIRRLGLWMLQNIPPLKTYALQFMTGLRGRPPQLASRC; encoded by the coding sequence ATGGCGCTGCAACAGCTAACTCAAACCGTACCGACACCGCAACTAGACTACGACTGCGACATAGCCATTGTAGGCGGCGGCATTGTGGGGCTCACACTCGCCTGTGCCTTAAAGGATTCTGGGCTGAGAATAGCCTTGATGGAAGCGAAACCCCAGTCTGTGGCGGCAGCTAAAGGACAAGCTTATAACGTTTCCCTGCTTTCCGAACGCATTTTCCAGGGTATTGGCGTTTGGGATAAAATTCTTCCTCAAGTTATCCCATATCGTCACATTCGCCTATCCGATGCGGATCATTCCGGTATCGTGCAATTTTACCCCACCGATTTAGGCATGACAGGCAAGATGCCTGTCCCACAAAATGCACTCGGTTATGTCGCAGAACATCAAGTATTGCTAGATAGCTTGCAGGAGTTATTGCAAGATTGCCCGAATGTATCTTGGTTGTGTCCCGCAGAAGTGGTGAAAGTTGAATATCAAGCCGACGGTGTGGAATTAGAAATTATTCAATCCAAAATCCAAAATCCAAAATCTAAAATCCGCACCCGCTTGCTAGTGGGTGCAGATGGTGCTAAGTCGGGCATCCGTGAGTCAGCTGGTATCCCCACTCGCGGTTGGCAATATTGGCAATCTTGTGTTGTAGCAACGATTAAACCGGAGAAATCCCACAACAACACGGCTTTTGAACGCTTCTGGCCTAGTGGCCCAATGGGGGTTTTGCCGCTGCCAGATAATCGGTGTCGCGTTGTGTGGACTGCACCCCATGAGGAAGCGCAAGCTTTAAGCGAACTGGATGAAAAGGAATTTATCGAGAAACTGGAACACCGCACTGGCGGACTGTTGGGGCGTTTGGAGTTGGAGGGGTCGCGGTTTGTGTTTAACGTACAGTTGATGCAGAGCGATCGCTACACCCTCCCCAGACTAGCTTTGATTGGCGATGCCGCCCACTGCTGCCATCCCGTCGGCGGACAAGGCATAAACATGGGCATCCGAGATGCAGCTGCCCTTGCCGAAGTTTTGCAATCTGCCCACCAACTAGGCGAAGATATCGGCAACATCCAAGTCCTAAAACGCTACGAACGTTGGCGCAAACAGGAAAACCTGGCAATTTTAGGATTCACCGATTTTTTAGATCGAATGTTTTCTAATAATTGGTTGCCAGTAGTAGTGATTCGCCGACTCGGTTTGTGGATGCTGCAAAATATCCCTCCCCTCAAAACCTATGCCCTGCAATTTATGACTGGTCTAAGGGGGCGTCCTCCGCAACTCGCTTCGCGCTGTTGA
- a CDS encoding DUF3474 domain-containing protein: protein MQSNLLKLNASPKAESSEDGAELPFTLQQLKSAIPPECFQPSAWKSLSYFFLDVSVISLLYAVAHYLDSLWFWPVFWLMQGTMFWALFVVGHDCGHGSFSKSKSLNNWIGHLAHTPILVPFHGWRISHRTHHQNTGNIDTDESWCPVTESKYRQMPWYEKLFRFQVLLIAYPLYLFKRSPGKKGSHFLPNSPLFRPTEKWDVITSTVCWTLMVGFLGWLTYQYGWLFLLKYYFGPYVVFVVWLDLVTFLHHTESDIPWYRGKDWYFLKGALSTIDRDYGLINNIHHNIGTHVAHHLFLTIPHYHLKTATEALKPILGDYYRESGESILRSFVRSYLSCHFVSDTGGIVYYRSKQGLKKV from the coding sequence GTGCAATCCAACTTACTCAAGTTAAACGCTTCTCCAAAAGCAGAATCTTCCGAAGATGGGGCTGAACTCCCATTTACCCTTCAGCAATTGAAATCTGCGATTCCCCCCGAATGTTTTCAGCCATCCGCCTGGAAATCACTTTCCTACTTTTTTCTGGATGTATCTGTAATTAGCCTTCTCTATGCAGTGGCTCATTACCTGGACTCGTTGTGGTTCTGGCCAGTATTCTGGCTGATGCAAGGAACCATGTTTTGGGCATTGTTTGTGGTGGGACACGACTGCGGTCACGGTTCCTTTTCTAAAAGCAAATCGCTGAATAATTGGATTGGGCATTTAGCTCATACTCCCATACTCGTTCCTTTTCACGGCTGGCGCATCAGCCACAGAACTCACCATCAAAATACTGGCAATATCGATACCGATGAAAGCTGGTGTCCCGTCACGGAAAGCAAATATCGGCAGATGCCTTGGTATGAAAAGCTGTTCCGCTTTCAGGTGTTGCTGATTGCCTATCCGCTATATCTGTTCAAGCGTTCTCCTGGAAAGAAAGGCTCACACTTTCTTCCTAATAGTCCTCTTTTTCGACCCACAGAAAAATGGGATGTAATCACCAGCACTGTATGCTGGACATTAATGGTAGGCTTTTTGGGCTGGTTAACCTATCAATATGGCTGGTTGTTTCTGCTGAAATACTATTTCGGCCCTTATGTGGTTTTTGTAGTGTGGCTGGATTTGGTAACTTTTCTGCACCACACAGAATCGGATATCCCCTGGTATCGCGGCAAAGACTGGTATTTTCTTAAAGGTGCCTTGTCTACCATTGACCGCGATTATGGGTTGATCAATAATATTCACCACAATATCGGCACTCATGTAGCTCACCACCTGTTTCTGACCATTCCCCACTACCATTTGAAGACAGCTACTGAGGCGCTAAAACCGATTTTGGGGGATTACTATCGAGAATCTGGCGAGTCAATCCTGCGTTCTTTTGTGCGATCGTATCTTAGCTGCCATTTTGTTTCAGATACGGGCGGAATCGTTTACTACCGCTCAAAACAAGGTCTGAAAAAAGTTTAA
- a CDS encoding YebC/PmpR family DNA-binding transcriptional regulator: MAGHSKWANIKRQKARVDAVKGKIFAKISRQMIVAARTGLPDPEANFQLRTAIDKAKAAGIPNENISRAIAKGAGKLGAGDTWSAIRYEGYGPGGVAIVIEALTDNRNRTAAELREALSKYGGNLGETGCVGWMFEQKGVCIISGSVDEDALLEASLEGGAESYELTTDEEEGEGAEVFTDVANLENLSKTLKEKGFAVSESELRWIPGNTLEVTDPIQARSLLKLMDALEELDDVQNVTANFEMTDELMSLSMV; this comes from the coding sequence ATGGCTGGACACAGTAAGTGGGCGAACATCAAGCGACAGAAGGCAAGAGTGGATGCTGTCAAGGGTAAGATTTTCGCCAAAATTTCGCGGCAAATGATCGTGGCTGCACGCACGGGGCTGCCAGACCCGGAGGCGAATTTTCAGCTGCGTACCGCGATCGACAAGGCGAAAGCAGCTGGAATTCCCAACGAGAACATCTCTAGAGCGATCGCAAAAGGTGCTGGTAAACTCGGCGCTGGCGATACTTGGTCAGCTATCCGTTACGAGGGTTATGGCCCCGGCGGCGTCGCGATCGTTATAGAAGCGCTGACAGATAATCGCAATCGCACAGCAGCCGAACTGCGAGAAGCTTTGAGCAAATACGGCGGCAATCTCGGTGAAACCGGCTGCGTTGGCTGGATGTTTGAGCAAAAAGGCGTTTGCATTATCAGCGGTTCGGTTGATGAAGATGCCCTGTTGGAGGCATCCCTCGAAGGTGGGGCCGAGTCCTACGAGTTGACGACAGATGAGGAGGAAGGTGAGGGTGCAGAGGTGTTTACCGATGTCGCCAACCTAGAAAACCTCAGCAAAACCTTAAAAGAAAAGGGTTTTGCAGTCAGCGAGTCAGAATTGCGTTGGATTCCCGGCAATACGCTGGAAGTTACAGATCCAATCCAGGCCCGATCGCTCCTAAAATTAATGGATGCCTTGGAAGAGTTGGATGATGTGCAAAACGTCACGGCTAACTTCGAGATGACAGATGAGTTGATGTCGCTGAGTATGGTTTAA
- a CDS encoding slipin family protein, which produces MGQTIAALAFLAYLILSGLKLDREYQRGVIFRLGRSKGVMGPGMYWIIPFVDQKNQVDIRTKTVNIEPQETVTADSVTIRVNAVLYYRILDPMKAINKVQSYEMAVYQTALTTLRNVVGQNILDDVLQNRDKINTKVQEIVDEITEPWGVVIERVEMKDVEIPPNMQRAMAKEAEAIREKRARIIKAAAEQEASIKLAEASRNISAYPAALELRRLQMLSEIGTENNTTTIIMLPSDIIQAAKNLSSVVPNNNQIVLPNDDRTDSPPFQPEVFFNSAKRVAEDAPLDQS; this is translated from the coding sequence ATGGGACAAACAATAGCCGCTTTAGCATTCCTCGCTTATCTAATCCTTTCTGGGCTTAAACTAGACCGCGAATATCAGCGCGGCGTCATCTTTCGCCTGGGCAGAAGTAAAGGGGTAATGGGGCCAGGTATGTACTGGATTATTCCCTTTGTCGATCAAAAAAATCAGGTGGATATTCGCACCAAAACTGTGAATATCGAACCGCAAGAAACTGTCACTGCTGATAGCGTTACGATTCGAGTTAATGCTGTACTCTATTACCGAATTCTTGACCCGATGAAGGCTATTAATAAGGTACAGAGTTACGAGATGGCTGTTTATCAAACAGCGTTGACGACTTTACGCAATGTGGTGGGTCAAAATATCCTGGATGATGTTTTGCAAAATCGCGATAAGATTAATACCAAAGTACAAGAAATTGTCGATGAAATCACCGAGCCTTGGGGGGTTGTGATTGAACGGGTGGAAATGAAAGATGTAGAAATTCCCCCCAATATGCAACGGGCGATGGCGAAGGAGGCAGAAGCGATTCGGGAAAAACGGGCTCGGATAATTAAAGCTGCTGCCGAACAAGAAGCTTCGATTAAGTTAGCAGAAGCATCGCGAAACATTTCGGCTTATCCGGCTGCTTTAGAATTGCGGCGTTTGCAAATGCTATCGGAAATTGGAACTGAAAATAACACGACGACGATAATTATGTTGCCGTCTGATATCATTCAAGCGGCAAAGAATTTGTCATCAGTCGTGCCGAATAATAATCAAATTGTTCTGCCAAATGACGATCGCACTGATTCGCCTCCTTTTCAACCAGAGGTCTTTTTCAACAGCGCGAAGCGAGTTGCGGAGGACGCCCCCTTAGACCAGTCATAA
- a CDS encoding type II toxin-antitoxin system VapC family toxin, translated as MVNAYFLDSSALVKRYVPETGTVWISAIADPQVGNLLFAVRITWVEVLSALARRQREGSLSANEVAQAIQTFRDDLNTQYQVTAVDPALLETAGQLVMQYPLRAYDAVQLASALQVQSGFAQTPDIQLVFVSADIRLLNIAQTEGLLTENPNNYP; from the coding sequence GTGGTAAATGCGTACTTTCTAGACAGCAGCGCTTTAGTGAAACGCTACGTGCCTGAAACGGGTACTGTTTGGATTAGTGCGATCGCAGATCCCCAGGTGGGAAATTTATTGTTCGCAGTCCGCATCACCTGGGTGGAAGTCCTCAGCGCACTCGCTCGTCGTCAAAGGGAAGGCAGTCTGAGTGCCAACGAGGTTGCCCAAGCTATACAAACGTTTCGCGATGACTTGAATACTCAGTATCAAGTCACGGCAGTCGATCCCGCTTTACTTGAAACTGCGGGTCAATTGGTGATGCAATATCCCCTACGCGCCTATGATGCGGTGCAATTGGCGTCAGCATTGCAAGTCCAATCTGGTTTCGCGCAAACTCCAGACATCCAACTGGTGTTTGTTTCGGCTGATATTCGCCTGCTCAACATTGCCCAGACTGAAGGTTTGCTGACCGAGAATCCTAATAATTACCCATAA
- a CDS encoding antitoxin family protein translates to MTEIITALYENGVLRPVNPVSLSEGQTVRLRIVPEISPGRPKNEVEEALQAMVDQGKLTMAPHDPSIKSVSEEERREFMEKLKGRPGKPLSEIIIEDRR, encoded by the coding sequence ATGACCGAAATTATCACCGCCTTGTACGAAAACGGAGTTTTGCGGCCTGTAAATCCCGTGTCTTTGAGCGAGGGTCAAACCGTGCGGCTGCGAATTGTGCCGGAAATCTCGCCGGGAAGGCCAAAAAATGAGGTAGAAGAGGCACTTCAGGCGATGGTTGACCAAGGAAAGTTGACTATGGCTCCGCACGATCCTAGTATCAAGTCTGTTTCGGAAGAAGAACGGCGTGAATTTATGGAAAAACTGAAGGGAAGACCGGGCAAGCCGCTCTCAGAAATCATTATTGAGGATCGCCGCTAG